A portion of the Rubritalea squalenifaciens DSM 18772 genome contains these proteins:
- a CDS encoding glycosyltransferase: protein MHFNLIARTNGVGLDRDVMLVRDVLHSFGAKVTLSPARGIPAYHRWIPAPTKFHVNIFMERVFPRWLSSAKKNFLIPNQERYPLRQVRLLNGIDQVLCKTQHAKTIFDQLHAKTCFIGFTSEDRNLTKVAPNYRRFFHLAGRSTLKGTETLLSIWAKHPEWPQLTLVQHRQNAPEQVPDNVKLITKYLEDNELQMLQNKHGIHLCPSRSEGWGHYIAEAMSVSAVTVTTHAPPMNELVDNRRGVLVPFNHTEPRHLGTNYYADPRELEAAIANLIKSPEEKLTLIGEKARSWFDKNEESFRSNLKQWVKTLRV, encoded by the coding sequence ATGCACTTTAACCTGATCGCCCGCACCAATGGAGTAGGACTCGACCGAGACGTGATGCTCGTTCGTGATGTACTGCACAGTTTCGGCGCCAAGGTTACCCTCAGTCCTGCAAGGGGCATTCCCGCCTACCATCGCTGGATACCGGCTCCGACGAAATTTCACGTCAATATCTTCATGGAGCGGGTCTTTCCCCGCTGGCTATCTTCGGCCAAAAAGAACTTCCTCATCCCGAACCAGGAAAGGTACCCTCTCAGACAAGTGCGCTTGCTCAATGGCATCGACCAAGTCCTCTGTAAAACCCAGCACGCAAAAACCATTTTTGACCAACTGCATGCCAAGACATGCTTCATCGGCTTCACCTCCGAGGATAGAAACCTCACTAAAGTAGCCCCAAATTACCGGAGATTTTTCCATTTGGCTGGCCGCTCCACACTCAAGGGCACAGAAACCTTACTCAGCATCTGGGCCAAGCACCCAGAATGGCCACAATTGACCTTGGTACAGCACCGTCAGAATGCCCCGGAGCAAGTGCCTGACAACGTGAAGCTCATCACCAAATACCTTGAAGATAACGAGCTTCAGATGCTGCAAAACAAACACGGCATTCATCTCTGCCCCTCCCGCTCTGAGGGCTGGGGGCATTACATCGCCGAGGCCATGTCAGTCTCAGCCGTCACAGTGACGACCCATGCGCCACCGATGAATGAACTAGTCGACAACCGTAGAGGCGTTCTCGTACCATTCAATCACACCGAGCCTCGCCATCTGGGCACCAACTATTACGCCGACCCAAGAGAGCTGGAGGCGGCCATAGCCAATTTGATCAAATCTCCCGAGGAAAAGCTCACTCTTATTGGAGAAAAAGCCAGGTCCTGGTTTGATAAGAACGAGGAGAGCTTTAGGTCCAACCTAAAACAATGGGTCAAAACGCTCAGGGTTTAA
- a CDS encoding putative nucleotide-diphospho-sugar transferase gives MKIVFYHTDDPLYSKYAGILEQSLKRLDIDYHKKVIPKESWYKIVNVKPTFLLECREKYEGDILYIDSDAYVHKDFRADMAKLDCDIAFCKYKDYITGTHGNLSSTILLKDTEKTRELLKLWKEKSDREPHRWDQATLTEVLEEIEDLKVHHLGFCYNFIFDNKNCIRACDDPIIEHFQASRLSDKKRKWYHKLINKKSKRARRTIARTKEVLKELENQ, from the coding sequence ATGAAAATCGTTTTCTACCATACAGATGACCCCCTGTACTCCAAATATGCTGGCATCTTAGAGCAATCACTCAAGCGGCTTGACATCGACTACCATAAAAAGGTCATCCCAAAGGAGTCCTGGTATAAAATCGTGAACGTGAAACCTACATTCCTATTGGAATGCCGCGAAAAATACGAGGGGGACATCCTCTACATTGACTCAGATGCTTATGTACACAAGGATTTCAGAGCGGACATGGCGAAGCTCGACTGTGATATCGCCTTCTGCAAGTACAAGGATTACATCACAGGCACCCATGGCAACCTATCCAGCACCATTCTGCTAAAAGATACAGAGAAGACACGTGAGCTTCTCAAACTTTGGAAAGAAAAATCTGATAGAGAACCTCACCGTTGGGATCAAGCCACACTAACAGAAGTTCTTGAAGAGATCGAAGACCTCAAGGTTCACCACCTCGGTTTCTGTTACAACTTCATTTTCGATAATAAAAACTGCATCCGTGCGTGCGATGACCCGATCATCGAACACTTCCAAGCAAGCCGCCTATCAGACAAGAAGCGTAAGTGGTATCACAAGCTGATCAATAAGAAGTCCAAGAGAGCACGTAGAACCATTGCAAGGACCAAGGAAGTACTAAAGGAGTTGGAAAACCAATAA
- a CDS encoding nuclear transport factor 2 family protein, with translation MVIESAIRGVKEWLESFASCVRNRDFEAGEAMFLDDSTGFGTWTKAMKGLQMLREEQWEKVWRSTKGFHFDIEEGSLLFSDEQAPKQCVATVTWSSIGLGVNGEFERSGCATIVLVCREGIWSAQHTHFSQTPQGKL, from the coding sequence ATGGTTATAGAATCAGCAATCCGAGGTGTGAAGGAGTGGCTAGAGAGCTTTGCGTCCTGTGTGAGAAATCGAGATTTTGAAGCAGGGGAGGCTATGTTTTTAGATGATTCCACAGGGTTTGGTACCTGGACCAAAGCCATGAAAGGTCTACAGATGCTTCGCGAAGAGCAGTGGGAGAAGGTGTGGAGAAGCACGAAAGGATTTCATTTCGACATAGAGGAAGGATCTCTCCTGTTTTCTGACGAGCAAGCTCCAAAACAGTGTGTCGCTACGGTGACATGGAGTTCCATAGGTTTGGGTGTTAATGGTGAGTTTGAGCGCTCGGGCTGCGCTACGATTGTGCTAGTCTGTAGAGAAGGAATTTGGTCCGCTCAGCATACGCATTTCTCTCAAACACCTCAGGGTAAGCTGTAG
- a CDS encoding ATP-grasp domain-containing protein, whose amino-acid sequence MKHHKVGDFLEIAQRVRGKCTDVVPYVMTSKSFWAKKWWWALRPSFYAATRCFPKLKPVRGAFFHGACLTKEQQYEELDKAGVETLKWSPLTKTTVLDPAEWGDFLVIKPEGGKRGRGVKVVKTRKVKWKEEMQDGERLVIQQFAYTGSEPTSYRVLTFFGRPLFCMKSVNVACGNKLEQVESTKDFAGHNIVATAREGETTLAKDEEVMAFASRVTEVFADIPVLGIDVIRDVRTGKLFCVEVNPYGQTWHFSSELGIQLQEKIGQAFEEQFGAFDIAAEVLIEKARAMAK is encoded by the coding sequence TTGAAGCACCACAAGGTTGGGGATTTCCTTGAGATAGCACAGCGTGTTAGGGGTAAATGTACCGATGTGGTGCCCTATGTGATGACCTCGAAATCTTTCTGGGCTAAGAAGTGGTGGTGGGCACTACGTCCTAGTTTCTATGCGGCAACAAGGTGCTTTCCGAAATTAAAGCCTGTTAGGGGAGCGTTTTTTCATGGGGCTTGTCTAACCAAAGAGCAGCAATATGAGGAGTTGGATAAAGCAGGAGTAGAGACCTTGAAGTGGTCACCACTCACGAAGACAACGGTATTAGACCCTGCTGAGTGGGGTGATTTTTTAGTCATCAAGCCTGAGGGGGGCAAGAGAGGGCGTGGGGTGAAAGTGGTGAAGACGCGTAAAGTGAAGTGGAAGGAAGAAATGCAGGATGGAGAGCGTCTGGTAATACAGCAATTTGCCTATACAGGCTCGGAGCCAACGTCATATAGGGTACTTACCTTTTTTGGGAGGCCCCTGTTCTGCATGAAGAGTGTCAATGTAGCCTGTGGTAATAAGTTAGAGCAGGTCGAATCTACGAAAGACTTTGCGGGCCACAACATCGTTGCTACCGCGAGAGAGGGGGAGACAACTTTGGCGAAGGATGAGGAGGTGATGGCCTTTGCTAGTAGAGTGACAGAGGTGTTCGCAGATATACCTGTTCTGGGGATCGATGTGATCAGGGATGTAAGGACAGGTAAACTGTTTTGCGTGGAAGTGAATCCTTACGGTCAAACTTGGCATTTTTCCTCTGAGCTAGGCATACAGCTACAGGAGAAAATAGGACAAGCATTTGAGGAGCAATTCGGAGCTTTTGATATCGCCGCTGAGGTCTTGATAGAAAAGGCTCGTGCTATGGCAAAATAG
- a CDS encoding acyltransferase family protein, protein MTQIHTSTRYRPEIDGLRALAVLPVVLYHAALSFPGGYVGVDIFFVISGFLITTIVQKQLHQGTFSIRSFWERRIRRIFPALTVLVLFTIAGSYYFLYPEAFKDFGKEVVAQAILVSNFYFAQQDGYFAAPSEFFPLLHTWSLAVEEQFYFLFPFLLIFLYKRHGDNTRIILTYLTVIALLSFSWSIYGVAHSPSNTFFLLPARAWELLCGSILAIWKPRHSWPAILNEILSWFSIATILATLFLYTAETPFPGLAALPPCLAAGLIIFCNREQATSSAKLLSAKPVVYLGKISYSFYLWHWPIIVFANYSSTGELSLTTKIFLVLASFLLACASYHFIETPYRIREIRRKTIFRGFATVTSLFLISGVIIYIGRGWPDRFSPDVRQYAVAGGERSKLLKDDGLLDKQTLSTIPLDDSTSEIRPILLWGDSHAAYTAPALEAICKQLHCRIYASAKATVPPLLHGFSISKPIAVDRNNATLEFIKKHNIKKVILIGRWDFYTNTEGEAHKPQSFYDNRNKTLDTNQAFESCLKDTLDKLTALGVEIYILKQIPYQHQDPPRILANSLRFGIGPDSLGTPLTDHLALQQFPNTMFEKYIHPNITIIDPTPFFTRNSKTCYMAENGHSLYRDKDHISQYGARKLAPLFETIFSTEEQSSQLE, encoded by the coding sequence ATGACGCAAATCCATACCTCTACTCGATACCGTCCAGAGATCGACGGACTACGAGCACTCGCCGTTCTGCCTGTCGTCCTCTATCACGCGGCCCTTAGCTTTCCCGGTGGCTATGTTGGCGTAGACATATTTTTCGTCATCTCCGGCTTCCTGATCACCACCATTGTCCAAAAACAGCTCCACCAAGGAACTTTTTCCATTCGCAGTTTCTGGGAGCGCCGGATCCGTCGGATCTTTCCCGCCCTAACTGTACTTGTGTTATTTACTATCGCAGGCTCCTACTACTTCCTCTATCCAGAGGCCTTCAAAGACTTTGGCAAAGAAGTCGTAGCCCAAGCCATTCTCGTCTCCAATTTCTATTTTGCACAACAGGACGGCTACTTTGCAGCCCCCTCGGAGTTTTTCCCACTACTCCATACATGGTCTCTGGCAGTCGAAGAACAATTCTATTTCCTCTTCCCCTTCCTCCTCATCTTTCTCTATAAGCGCCATGGTGACAATACCCGCATTATTCTCACCTACCTTACGGTAATAGCGCTTTTATCCTTCTCCTGGAGTATTTATGGAGTAGCCCACTCACCTTCGAATACTTTTTTCCTCCTTCCAGCCAGAGCGTGGGAACTACTGTGTGGATCCATACTCGCCATATGGAAACCTCGCCACTCATGGCCAGCAATACTAAATGAAATTCTCAGCTGGTTCTCCATTGCCACCATTCTAGCTACTCTGTTCCTCTATACAGCAGAGACACCCTTTCCTGGCCTCGCCGCCTTGCCTCCATGCCTTGCAGCAGGTTTGATCATCTTCTGTAACCGTGAACAAGCCACCAGCTCAGCTAAACTATTGAGCGCAAAACCAGTCGTCTACCTTGGGAAAATATCCTACTCATTCTACCTCTGGCACTGGCCGATAATCGTTTTCGCAAACTACTCCTCCACTGGCGAACTCTCACTCACCACAAAAATATTCCTCGTGCTAGCAAGTTTCCTCCTTGCCTGCGCATCCTATCACTTCATTGAAACCCCCTACCGCATCCGAGAGATTCGCCGAAAAACGATCTTCCGAGGCTTCGCTACCGTAACATCTCTTTTTCTCATCTCAGGGGTCATCATTTACATAGGAAGAGGCTGGCCAGATCGCTTCTCCCCCGATGTGCGTCAGTACGCTGTGGCGGGCGGGGAGCGAAGCAAACTTCTAAAAGATGACGGGCTACTTGATAAGCAGACTCTCAGCACCATTCCACTGGATGACTCCACTTCGGAAATACGCCCAATCCTACTCTGGGGAGACAGCCATGCGGCTTACACCGCTCCAGCCTTAGAAGCCATATGTAAGCAACTGCACTGCCGTATCTATGCATCCGCCAAAGCTACTGTCCCCCCCCTGCTACACGGCTTCAGCATATCCAAACCCATTGCTGTCGATCGGAATAATGCTACTCTAGAGTTCATTAAAAAGCACAATATCAAAAAGGTCATCCTTATTGGCCGCTGGGACTTCTATACAAATACAGAAGGTGAGGCCCACAAACCACAGAGCTTTTACGATAATCGCAACAAAACGCTCGACACCAATCAAGCCTTTGAATCCTGCCTGAAAGATACGCTCGACAAACTAACTGCTCTTGGAGTTGAGATTTATATCCTTAAGCAGATTCCGTATCAACACCAGGATCCTCCGCGAATCCTCGCCAACAGCCTTCGTTTTGGCATTGGCCCAGATAGTTTAGGAACTCCACTAACAGACCATTTGGCATTACAGCAGTTTCCTAACACCATGTTCGAAAAATACATCCATCCTAACATCACCATTATCGACCCTACACCCTTCTTTACCCGCAATAGCAAAACCTGCTACATGGCTGAGAATGGACATTCCCTCTATAGGGACAAAGACCACATCTCACAATATGGAGCACGCAAGCTAGCACCTCTTTTTGAAACGATTTTTTCTACTGAAGAGCAGTCATCGCAACTCGAGTAG
- a CDS encoding polysaccharide pyruvyl transferase family protein, translating into MKIYNVFRRDESNAGDWYSPAFRYFPFLGQETLDIACDPAPEEPAILIFGGGGLISPGGSFKDIHRFFNDRHHCIGWGVGENWTINMDDGFYPKQPLHYPEWLSNFKLLGLRDFCNPYEHVPCASCFHEAFDQDYEVQHEVGIYQHKRMHLPKKGFPALSNNGADMNEKIAFIGSCETIVTNSYHGIYWALLLGKKVISVPFASKFYGISPDLTHCPPWDIDIDAAQAPEDPKAYLRECRDLNKQFGKKVESYISQLNQ; encoded by the coding sequence ATGAAAATTTATAATGTGTTCCGAAGAGATGAGAGCAATGCAGGTGACTGGTACAGCCCCGCCTTCCGCTATTTCCCATTTCTTGGACAGGAAACCCTAGACATTGCCTGTGACCCGGCCCCCGAGGAACCAGCTATACTGATATTTGGTGGTGGAGGATTGATATCCCCCGGCGGTTCCTTCAAAGATATTCATCGCTTCTTCAATGACAGGCACCACTGCATTGGATGGGGAGTAGGTGAAAACTGGACCATCAATATGGATGATGGCTTCTACCCAAAACAGCCACTTCACTACCCTGAATGGCTCAGTAATTTCAAGCTTCTAGGATTGAGAGACTTTTGCAACCCTTACGAACACGTCCCTTGCGCATCATGCTTCCACGAAGCATTTGATCAAGACTATGAGGTTCAGCACGAAGTAGGCATCTATCAGCACAAACGTATGCACCTTCCAAAGAAAGGGTTTCCAGCCTTATCTAACAACGGTGCAGACATGAATGAAAAGATTGCCTTCATAGGCAGCTGTGAGACCATTGTTACAAACTCCTATCACGGTATTTATTGGGCCTTACTTCTGGGCAAAAAAGTGATCTCTGTCCCTTTTGCTTCGAAATTCTACGGTATTTCTCCAGACCTCACCCACTGTCCACCATGGGACATTGATATTGATGCCGCCCAAGCACCTGAAGACCCCAAAGCCTACCTAAGAGAATGCAGAGACCTCAATAAACAGTTTGGTAAAAAAGTTGAGTCCTACATCTCCCAACTGAACCAATAA